A window of Shewanella mesophila contains these coding sequences:
- a CDS encoding response regulator produces MKSTEPDLQLKSPIQKNYNRAVFYTYIGVIIMALLTAWMFFERQKTQMMSQREELVERHVLQIDLLLESSIRAVKSLRNVAVDHLKLGELVRTERLPQYEKFNESGQFFTLEPSYATSGKPFTNMGRITGAGSLNGRSDKFYQELEMLFELSLSFPVATEAAPKASSIYYISKHRMMSYYPWPSDEQRFREELLNKNQFQLATPAMNPQRSVFWSPAYVEPTAKGLLTTLGVPIYLDDEFIGSINLDMTLSSLAKQIRLYFKMPGTVILLDQQNNILSDSDIDTADISRVYHISQKIPSALHSVPESELFDAHEGIMRNGYYIHSVALQNAPWRLLYLQDENELFKDSWEKLELTFLLVVIALSVLVTIVHWQTRRSFVNPASRLLSHLEGCSQEPRKPPETITKGWEPWFQLVSRIFEENQQYTRHLAEQNRRLDKLVARRTERLKETTERREREYALLRSLLDSIPEAIVFKDKEGKYLGCNKSAERMLGFTESEMIGQDSLAMTTNEQSIRIRAEDERVLSERTPLRYQEKVELAGKPVLLDTLKIPFYNRRGELLGLIAVWRDVTREYESAEQLRLSEERYHLAMDAVEDGLWDWYLDSEQIICNPAYYSMLGYKTNEFPALVSTIDELIHPDDRIRVEEYRDQYLADPADTYDIEFRMRGKSGLYHWVLSRGRVVEFTSDNQPKRMVGTHKDITRHKSNEVALLEAKQDAESANLYKSEFLANMSHEIRTPMNAIIGMLQLASRTSLTAQQADYLDKAGFSAQSLLRIINDILDFSKIEAGKLELERVAFPLDKVLDHALDLNALKAQEKGVELLLYAPVTAGLILEGDPLRLGQVLINMLSNAVKFTQNGEIELGCEDVGERDHRITLKFWVRDTGIGISKEQQESLFDAFAQADGSTTRKYGGTGLGLSISKHLVSMMGGTMQVQSELGVGSTFSFTISLEIAEEAEVKKLVIPEVLGDLKTLVVDDNPTALQIYSSAMRDFHFDVETAATGAEALYKLGRSSVDLLLLDWMMPEMDGIEVIKELDMMVADGRLDKRPVIIMMTAYASEPLKEDLDNLDIYAMLQKPFKASALFDEIISAFVDKPKLNPALELAKEPAKERDSQVSGLILLVEDNFINQQVATELLKSAGYEVDVAENGQVALAMVDKRDYDAVLMDIQMPVMDGLTATKELRKRYSQQQLPVIAMTAHAMSGDREKSLAAGMNAHITKPIVLNELFDTLSHWINQSH; encoded by the coding sequence ATGAAATCGACAGAGCCGGACTTACAGCTTAAGTCACCGATCCAAAAAAACTATAACCGTGCCGTGTTTTACACCTATATCGGTGTAATTATTATGGCTCTGTTAACCGCTTGGATGTTTTTTGAACGGCAAAAGACTCAGATGATGTCTCAGCGTGAAGAGTTGGTTGAGCGTCATGTACTGCAAATCGACTTATTACTCGAGTCGAGTATTCGAGCGGTAAAAAGCTTACGCAATGTGGCGGTGGATCATTTAAAGCTGGGTGAACTTGTTCGTACCGAACGTCTACCTCAATATGAAAAGTTTAACGAAAGCGGCCAGTTTTTTACCCTAGAACCCAGTTATGCCACCAGTGGTAAGCCCTTTACCAATATGGGGCGAATTACGGGGGCGGGTTCTCTTAATGGCCGCAGTGACAAGTTCTACCAAGAACTTGAGATGTTATTTGAGTTATCGCTGTCATTTCCTGTCGCCACCGAAGCAGCCCCTAAAGCATCATCTATCTATTACATCTCTAAACATCGAATGATGTCCTATTACCCGTGGCCATCGGATGAACAGCGTTTTAGAGAAGAGTTACTCAATAAAAACCAGTTTCAACTCGCGACGCCAGCGATGAACCCCCAGCGCAGTGTTTTTTGGAGTCCAGCTTATGTTGAGCCTACAGCTAAGGGATTGCTCACTACCCTTGGTGTGCCGATCTATCTTGACGATGAGTTTATTGGCTCTATTAACTTAGATATGACCCTGTCATCGCTTGCAAAGCAGATCCGCCTCTATTTCAAGATGCCTGGTACGGTGATCTTGCTCGATCAGCAAAACAACATTTTGTCTGACAGTGATATTGATACCGCCGATATTAGTCGGGTTTACCATATCAGCCAGAAGATCCCGTCAGCGCTGCATTCTGTGCCCGAATCAGAACTTTTTGATGCCCACGAAGGGATCATGCGTAACGGCTACTATATTCACTCAGTTGCACTGCAAAATGCCCCTTGGCGTTTGCTCTATCTGCAAGATGAGAATGAGCTATTTAAGGACTCATGGGAAAAATTAGAGTTAACCTTCTTGCTGGTGGTGATAGCGCTATCTGTGCTGGTGACGATTGTGCATTGGCAGACGCGGAGATCGTTTGTGAACCCAGCTTCACGTCTACTTTCCCATCTTGAGGGGTGCTCACAGGAACCTCGCAAGCCCCCAGAGACCATTACTAAAGGATGGGAGCCTTGGTTCCAGTTGGTTAGCCGTATTTTTGAGGAGAACCAGCAATATACTCGTCACCTTGCGGAGCAAAACCGACGCCTCGATAAGCTAGTGGCGCGTCGCACCGAGCGACTAAAAGAGACGACAGAGCGACGGGAGCGAGAATATGCTCTGCTACGTTCACTGCTCGATTCCATTCCTGAGGCGATTGTTTTTAAAGATAAAGAGGGTAAATACTTAGGTTGTAATAAGTCGGCCGAGCGTATGCTGGGTTTCACCGAGAGTGAGATGATCGGCCAAGACTCTTTGGCGATGACGACCAATGAGCAATCTATCCGCATTCGCGCCGAAGATGAACGTGTGCTTAGCGAGCGAACGCCTCTGCGGTACCAGGAGAAGGTCGAACTTGCCGGAAAACCTGTGCTGCTCGATACCCTCAAGATTCCGTTCTATAATCGCCGTGGCGAACTATTAGGTTTGATTGCCGTATGGCGTGATGTGACCCGTGAATATGAATCTGCCGAGCAGCTACGTCTTTCTGAAGAGCGTTATCATCTCGCCATGGATGCGGTAGAAGATGGTCTGTGGGATTGGTATTTGGATTCAGAGCAGATCATCTGTAACCCAGCCTACTACTCTATGCTGGGCTATAAGACCAATGAGTTTCCAGCGTTAGTCTCGACTATCGATGAGCTTATTCATCCCGATGACCGTATTCGTGTGGAAGAGTATCGTGACCAATATCTAGCGGATCCAGCCGATACTTACGATATCGAATTTAGGATGCGTGGCAAGAGTGGTCTTTACCACTGGGTGCTTAGTCGTGGACGTGTGGTGGAGTTCACCAGCGATAATCAGCCTAAACGAATGGTGGGTACTCACAAGGATATTACCCGCCATAAGAGTAACGAAGTGGCACTGTTAGAAGCCAAGCAAGATGCGGAATCGGCTAACCTGTATAAGAGTGAGTTTTTGGCGAATATGAGCCACGAGATCCGCACGCCAATGAACGCCATTATTGGTATGTTGCAGCTGGCTAGCCGGACATCGCTTACTGCGCAGCAGGCCGACTATCTGGATAAAGCGGGATTCTCGGCGCAATCATTACTGCGAATTATCAATGATATTCTCGACTTCTCTAAGATCGAGGCGGGTAAACTCGAACTCGAACGCGTTGCCTTCCCACTCGACAAGGTGCTGGATCATGCGCTCGATCTCAACGCCCTGAAAGCTCAGGAGAAAGGGGTCGAGCTGCTACTCTATGCGCCTGTCACAGCAGGTTTGATCCTCGAAGGCGATCCGCTACGGCTAGGACAAGTGTTGATCAATATGCTCAGTAATGCGGTTAAGTTTACCCAAAATGGTGAGATTGAGCTGGGCTGCGAAGATGTGGGTGAGCGAGATCATCGAATTACCCTTAAGTTCTGGGTTCGTGATACTGGCATCGGTATTAGCAAAGAGCAGCAAGAGAGCCTGTTTGATGCCTTCGCTCAGGCCGATGGTTCCACTACTCGTAAGTATGGGGGGACTGGGCTGGGCTTGTCTATCAGTAAACATCTAGTCTCTATGATGGGCGGCACCATGCAGGTGCAGAGTGAGCTGGGTGTCGGCAGTACCTTTAGTTTTACCATTAGTTTGGAGATTGCTGAAGAAGCCGAAGTGAAGAAGCTGGTGATCCCTGAAGTGCTAGGGGATCTAAAAACCTTAGTCGTGGATGATAATCCTACTGCATTACAGATCTATTCCAGTGCGATGCGAGATTTTCACTTCGATGTTGAGACTGCCGCCACTGGCGCCGAGGCCTTATATAAACTTGGTCGCAGCTCCGTCGATCTGCTCCTGTTAGACTGGATGATGCCAGAGATGGATGGCATTGAGGTGATTAAAGAGTTGGATATGATGGTGGCCGATGGTCGCTTAGATAAACGACCCGTGATCATCATGATGACCGCCTATGCATCTGAGCCGCTTAAAGAGGACTTAGACAATCTCGATATCTATGCCATGTTGCAAAAACCCTTTAAAGCCTCGGCGTTGTTCGATGAGATAATTTCCGCCTTTGTGGATAAACCTAAGCTTAATCCTGCCCTTGAACTGGCTAAGGAGCCAGCCAAAGAGCGTGACAGCCAAGTATCTGGCTTAATCCTATTGGTTGAAGATAACTTTATTAACCAACAAGTTGCGACAGAACTGCTGAAAAGTGCAGGTTATGAGGTCGACGTGGCTGAAAATGGCCAAGTGGCGTTAGCCATGGTGGATAAGCGAGATTACGACGCGGTATTGATGGATATTCAGATGCCAGTAATGGATGGTTTAACCGCAACCAAAGAGCTACGTAAGCGTTATTCTCAGCAGCAACTGCCGGTGATCGCCATGACGGCTCATGCGATGTCGGGAGACAGAGAGAAGAGTTTAGCCGCCGGCATGAATGCTCATATTACTAAGCCTATCGTACTCAATGAGTTGTTCGATACCCTTAGCCATTGGATTAACCAAAGCCACTAA
- a CDS encoding zinc-dependent metalloprotease — MKPSTLTLAIALAILPVANVIAAPDDSATLIKTSQVSQGFINLFYEKQSGELYLEANRLNQPFLLLTSLPHGVGSNDVGLDRGQLGVTRMVQFERHGPYLILKQLNTQYRASTDNLAEQRAVKEAFAESVLWRGKILAGKRAIVSINDLVVNDLHGITDVLENTKQGSYRLDKDRSLILPKGVKSFERNSDVDVLLTFKGAKAGAQVAQVTPDGKHLSIRMRYSFVQLPDDNYQPRAYHPMSGYLSDDYLDYGTAINQDIVKRHLLRHRLEKVTPGDAPSEVVKPIVYYLDPGVPEPIRSALLEGARWWEEAFTNAGFINGFKVELLPEDADPQDIRYNMIQWVHRATRGWSYGSAIADPRTGEIIKGHVTLGSQRVRQDHLIARGLTAGWQDREAAEQAATSLSLARIRQLAAHEVGHTLGLDHNFAASSNGNASVMDYPHPKATLNGDDIDISAPYDEGIGRWDKFTVAYGYGQYSPEHQTDQLAKLMSEVESEGLRYIGEADSRSKGASHAYASLWDNGQDPVAELDRLAAVREKAIEQFSSSALLVDQPYGELRDAFVPIYLLTRYQISAAAKFIGGSDYHYSTSDAGREWHYMAPELQKGALDSLLRTLKPSALQIPSNLVDILVPKSGNYGATRESFVGATGVIVDPIGMAEVLSRHTCQQLLTPARLNRVEQGYLADKEQLSVLSLVDRLLGATLYGDIPTGPELGLWMRVNAVVLDELLSSYHSDNSSPEVKALLADRLNYTLKQLSRKVKRSSAYEAAHFEWLRQGIEQALVDAKVKLIPQPLPMPPGSPI; from the coding sequence ATGAAACCCTCTACACTCACATTGGCCATCGCATTAGCGATCCTCCCTGTCGCCAATGTTATTGCAGCCCCCGATGATAGTGCGACACTGATCAAAACGAGCCAAGTCTCTCAAGGGTTTATCAATCTCTTTTATGAAAAACAGTCGGGTGAACTGTATCTCGAAGCAAACCGTTTAAATCAACCATTCTTGTTATTAACCAGTTTACCTCATGGTGTGGGCTCCAACGATGTTGGCCTAGACCGTGGCCAGCTGGGAGTCACGCGTATGGTGCAATTTGAGCGTCATGGCCCCTACCTTATTTTAAAGCAGCTCAATACTCAGTACCGTGCCAGCACAGATAACCTAGCCGAGCAGCGCGCCGTCAAAGAAGCCTTTGCCGAATCAGTGCTCTGGCGTGGCAAGATCTTAGCGGGTAAGCGCGCAATTGTGTCGATTAACGATCTCGTGGTTAACGATCTGCATGGGATCACTGATGTGCTTGAAAACACTAAACAGGGCAGTTATCGCCTCGATAAAGATCGATCGCTTATTCTGCCTAAGGGGGTTAAATCCTTCGAGCGCAATAGTGACGTAGATGTGCTGTTGACCTTTAAGGGGGCTAAGGCGGGGGCTCAGGTTGCTCAGGTAACACCAGATGGAAAACATCTGTCGATTCGGATGCGTTATTCGTTTGTACAGCTGCCCGATGATAACTATCAGCCAAGGGCCTATCACCCCATGAGTGGTTATCTCTCTGACGATTATCTCGATTATGGTACAGCGATTAATCAAGATATTGTCAAACGCCATCTACTGCGGCATCGATTAGAAAAAGTCACCCCAGGAGATGCCCCCTCTGAAGTGGTGAAGCCGATTGTGTACTATCTGGATCCTGGCGTACCAGAGCCTATTCGCAGCGCGTTACTTGAAGGTGCGCGTTGGTGGGAGGAGGCATTCACTAACGCAGGTTTCATCAATGGTTTTAAGGTTGAATTACTGCCAGAGGATGCCGACCCACAAGATATCCGCTACAACATGATCCAGTGGGTGCATCGTGCCACTCGGGGTTGGTCATACGGCAGCGCCATCGCCGATCCGCGCACTGGTGAGATCATTAAAGGCCATGTCACCTTGGGCAGCCAGCGGGTAAGGCAAGATCACCTCATAGCTCGTGGTCTAACGGCAGGATGGCAAGATAGAGAGGCGGCCGAACAGGCGGCTACCTCATTATCGCTCGCGCGTATTCGTCAGCTCGCTGCCCATGAGGTTGGCCATACTCTTGGGTTAGATCATAACTTTGCCGCTTCCAGTAACGGTAATGCGTCAGTGATGGACTACCCCCATCCCAAGGCGACGCTGAATGGCGATGACATAGATATTTCTGCTCCCTACGATGAAGGCATTGGCCGCTGGGACAAGTTTACTGTTGCCTATGGTTATGGTCAGTACAGCCCTGAACATCAAACCGATCAGCTTGCTAAGCTCATGAGCGAGGTGGAGTCAGAAGGGCTGCGTTATATTGGCGAGGCCGACTCGCGATCGAAAGGAGCGAGCCATGCTTATGCAAGCCTTTGGGATAATGGCCAAGACCCTGTGGCTGAACTTGATCGTCTTGCCGCCGTGCGCGAAAAAGCCATCGAACAGTTCTCCTCATCGGCGCTGCTCGTTGATCAGCCCTATGGTGAGTTACGTGATGCTTTCGTGCCAATCTATCTGTTAACCCGTTATCAGATCAGCGCCGCAGCCAAGTTTATTGGCGGTAGCGATTATCACTACAGCACCAGTGATGCGGGCAGAGAGTGGCACTATATGGCGCCAGAGTTACAGAAAGGTGCCCTCGATAGCCTGCTACGCACTCTAAAGCCTAGTGCACTACAAATCCCGTCTAACCTGGTCGATATCTTGGTTCCTAAATCGGGCAACTATGGCGCGACACGGGAGAGTTTTGTCGGAGCTACAGGGGTGATTGTTGACCCTATCGGTATGGCTGAAGTACTCAGTCGTCATACTTGTCAGCAACTACTGACGCCAGCGCGATTAAATCGAGTCGAGCAAGGGTATTTGGCCGATAAAGAGCAGTTGTCGGTCTTGAGTCTAGTGGATCGATTATTAGGGGCAACTCTCTATGGCGATATTCCCACTGGACCCGAACTTGGTCTCTGGATGAGAGTCAATGCCGTGGTGTTAGATGAACTGCTCAGCAGCTACCACAGCGATAATAGTTCCCCCGAAGTCAAAGCCCTGTTAGCCGACCGCCTTAACTACACGCTCAAGCAACTGAGCCGAAAGGTTAAACGCAGCAGCGCCTATGAGGCGGCGCATTTTGAGTGGTTACGCCAAGGGATTGAACAGGCCTTGGTCGATGCGAAGGTGAAACTTATCCCTCAGCCGCTACCTATGCCGCCAGGCTCACCTATTTAA
- a CDS encoding c-type cytochrome domain-containing protein — MFNDRPLKFRLALIAVVSVFVLLGCERPVSFSSQVQPILNNACISCHSGSGEGVTQTKLALDNYESVMQGTKLGPVVVPGSAVSSSLYLVINHLVDTKIQMPPHHDNKFAQGEGRALTTEQIEVIKNWIDQGANNN, encoded by the coding sequence ATGTTTAATGATCGCCCCCTCAAATTTCGCCTAGCACTCATCGCTGTCGTGTCTGTGTTCGTATTATTAGGCTGTGAACGTCCTGTCAGTTTTTCATCTCAGGTTCAACCTATTTTGAACAACGCTTGTATTAGCTGCCACTCAGGCTCTGGTGAAGGCGTAACCCAAACTAAGCTGGCGCTAGACAACTATGAATCCGTCATGCAAGGCACAAAGCTTGGTCCTGTTGTCGTGCCTGGAAGTGCCGTATCCAGTTCGCTCTATTTAGTCATTAACCACCTTGTCGATACTAAAATCCAGATGCCCCCCCACCATGACAACAAGTTTGCCCAAGGAGAAGGTAGAGCATTAACAACGGAGCAAATTGAGGTGATTAAAAATTGGATAGATCAAGGAGCCAATAACAACTAA
- a CDS encoding efflux RND transporter permease subunit yields the protein MNFAEYSINHKVVSWMFALLLLIGGSISFFSLGQLEFPEFTIKQALVVTAYPGASPEQVEEEVTLPLEDALQQLDGIKHITSINSAGLSQIEIEIKENYDATELPQVWDEVRRKVNDTKGSLPQGVMEPSVIDDFGDVYGILLNLSGEGYSDRELQNYGDFLRRDLVLIKGIKRINIAGIVSDQVVVEISTQKLNALGLNQDYIYGLITSQNVVSNAGSIKVGDNRIRIHPTGEFDSVEQLSHLVVSPPGDTKLIHLADIANIYKDVEETPNNIYHGAGNKALSIGIAFSSGVNVVDVGQAVNDKIAALESELPLGMALTTVYDQSKMVDETINGFLVNLAESIAIVIGVLLIFMGVRSGLLMGLVLLLTILGTFIMMNVLNIELQIISLGALIIALGMLVDNAIVVTEGILIGLKRGQTRLETAKQVISQTQWPLLGATVIAIMAFAPIGLSDNATGEFCITLFLVLLISLLISWVTAMTLTPFFCNIMFKDGVLDDDTDSDPYKGWLFNLYRLILNLAMRFRMLTLSVVIIALVGSVIGMGHVKNVFFPSSNTPMFFVDVWMPEGTDIKATEAQLSRIEQELLSEQAKQDSGLINITTVLGQGAQRFVLPYVPEKGYKAYGQLIFEMRDLVSLNQYMRTLERDLSVRYPEAEYRFKYLENGPSPAAKIEARFYGEDPQVLRNLAQQAVDILKAEPTATSVRHNWRNQVTLVRPQLAQAQARETGVSKQDLDNALLTNFSGKQIGLYRENSHLLPIIARAPASERFDAMSMAELQVWSSGNNLFVPISQVVSDFTTEWENPLIMRRDRKRVIAVLAEPINGTDETADSVFRKIRPQIEALALPAGYTLEWGGEYETATEAQVSVFSSIPLGYLAMFLITVLLFNSVRQPLVIWFTVPLSLIGVVSGLLLFNAPFSFMALLGLLSLTGMVIKNGIVLVDQINLELSLGKVGYQAVIDSAVSRVRPVLMAAITTMLGMIPLLSDAFFGSMAITIIFGLGFASVLTLIVLPVTYTLLFGISYPGNNGRSLPQN from the coding sequence ATGAATTTTGCCGAGTATTCGATCAACCACAAGGTTGTCAGTTGGATGTTTGCCCTGCTACTGCTCATTGGTGGCAGCATCTCTTTCTTTAGCTTAGGTCAGCTAGAGTTTCCCGAATTCACCATTAAACAAGCGCTCGTCGTCACCGCCTACCCAGGCGCCTCTCCAGAGCAGGTCGAGGAGGAGGTGACCCTGCCACTGGAAGATGCGTTGCAGCAACTCGATGGCATCAAGCATATCACTTCGATTAACAGTGCTGGACTGTCTCAAATCGAGATTGAGATCAAAGAAAACTACGATGCCACCGAACTCCCCCAGGTATGGGATGAGGTACGCCGCAAGGTTAACGATACCAAAGGGAGCCTGCCACAAGGCGTTATGGAACCCTCTGTTATCGATGACTTTGGCGATGTTTATGGCATCTTGCTAAATCTTAGCGGCGAGGGTTATAGCGATCGCGAACTGCAAAACTATGGCGACTTTCTACGCCGTGATCTGGTGCTGATTAAAGGCATTAAACGCATCAATATTGCGGGTATTGTATCTGATCAGGTGGTGGTAGAGATCTCGACCCAGAAGCTCAATGCACTCGGGTTAAATCAAGACTATATCTATGGTCTTATCACTAGCCAAAACGTCGTCTCCAATGCGGGCAGCATCAAGGTCGGTGATAACCGTATTCGTATACATCCAACAGGGGAATTCGATAGTGTCGAGCAACTGTCACACCTTGTGGTGAGTCCGCCTGGCGATACTAAACTGATTCATCTAGCCGATATTGCCAACATCTATAAAGATGTCGAAGAAACTCCTAACAACATCTATCACGGCGCGGGAAACAAGGCACTATCTATCGGTATTGCTTTCTCCAGCGGTGTTAACGTGGTGGATGTCGGCCAAGCGGTAAATGACAAGATTGCGGCGCTAGAGAGTGAGCTGCCCCTTGGGATGGCGCTGACTACCGTCTATGACCAGAGTAAGATGGTTGATGAGACCATTAATGGTTTTTTGGTCAACCTTGCCGAATCTATTGCGATTGTCATTGGTGTTTTGCTGATTTTTATGGGCGTCCGCTCAGGTCTGTTAATGGGACTGGTGTTACTGCTGACGATTCTCGGCACCTTTATTATGATGAATGTGCTCAATATCGAGCTGCAGATCATCTCATTAGGTGCACTCATCATCGCCTTGGGGATGTTGGTTGATAACGCCATTGTGGTCACTGAGGGGATATTGATTGGTCTCAAGCGCGGCCAAACCCGTCTCGAAACCGCTAAGCAAGTGATCAGCCAGACCCAGTGGCCCCTGCTCGGTGCGACCGTTATTGCTATCATGGCCTTTGCCCCTATTGGTCTGTCGGACAACGCCACTGGTGAGTTTTGTATTACCCTATTTTTAGTCTTGCTGATCTCGCTATTAATCAGCTGGGTCACCGCCATGACGCTCACCCCATTTTTCTGCAACATTATGTTTAAGGATGGCGTGCTCGACGATGATACAGATAGCGACCCCTACAAAGGTTGGTTGTTCAACCTGTATCGGTTAATCCTCAACCTCGCCATGCGTTTTCGCATGCTGACCTTGAGCGTGGTGATCATCGCCTTAGTGGGTTCGGTGATAGGTATGGGGCATGTCAAAAACGTGTTCTTCCCCTCCTCTAATACGCCGATGTTTTTTGTCGACGTATGGATGCCAGAAGGCACTGATATCAAAGCTACCGAGGCCCAGCTTAGCCGTATTGAACAAGAGCTACTTTCTGAGCAAGCGAAACAGGATAGCGGACTGATCAATATCACCACGGTTTTAGGCCAAGGGGCGCAGCGTTTCGTCCTGCCTTATGTGCCAGAAAAAGGTTACAAGGCCTATGGCCAGCTGATATTTGAGATGAGGGATCTTGTCAGCCTGAACCAGTATATGCGAACACTTGAGCGGGATTTAAGCGTCCGATACCCCGAGGCAGAATATCGCTTTAAATACTTAGAAAATGGTCCCAGCCCGGCGGCTAAGATTGAGGCGCGTTTCTATGGTGAAGATCCTCAAGTGCTGAGAAACCTTGCGCAGCAAGCGGTCGATATTCTTAAAGCAGAACCGACAGCCACCAGCGTTAGGCATAATTGGCGAAATCAGGTCACCCTAGTTCGTCCACAATTGGCTCAAGCCCAAGCAAGAGAGACGGGGGTCAGCAAACAAGATCTCGACAATGCGCTGCTGACCAACTTCAGTGGCAAACAGATAGGCTTATATCGTGAAAACAGTCACCTACTGCCTATTATAGCCAGAGCGCCCGCTAGCGAACGTTTCGATGCCATGAGTATGGCAGAGCTACAGGTATGGAGTTCTGGCAACAATCTGTTTGTGCCTATCAGCCAAGTCGTATCTGACTTTACCACAGAGTGGGAAAACCCACTGATCATGCGCCGTGACCGTAAACGTGTGATTGCGGTATTGGCCGAACCCATCAACGGCACCGATGAGACCGCCGATTCAGTATTTAGAAAGATTCGTCCGCAAATCGAAGCGTTGGCCCTTCCTGCGGGCTACACCCTTGAGTGGGGCGGCGAGTATGAGACGGCAACCGAGGCTCAGGTATCGGTATTTAGCTCTATCCCACTGGGCTACCTTGCTATGTTCTTAATCACCGTCTTACTGTTTAACTCGGTGAGACAACCCTTAGTGATCTGGTTTACAGTGCCGCTCTCCTTGATTGGCGTGGTATCGGGACTGCTGCTATTTAATGCACCCTTTAGTTTTATGGCACTGCTTGGCTTACTTAGCTTGACTGGAATGGTGATCAAAAATGGCATTGTATTGGTCGATCAGATCAATCTAGAACTCAGCTTAGGTAAAGTCGGTTATCAGGCGGTTATCGATTCGGCGGTGAGTCGTGTACGCCCAGTATTGATGGCGGCTATCACCACTATGCTGGGGATGATACCTCTGCTATCGGATGCCTTCTTCGGCTCGATGGCGATCACCATTATCTTCGGCCTTGGGTTTGCATCGGTACTGACGTTAATCGTCTTGCCAGTGACCTATACCTTGCTATTTGGTATATCCTATCCTGGGAATAATGGGAGGTCGCTACCACAAAACTAA
- a CDS encoding efflux RND transporter periplasmic adaptor subunit, giving the protein MKHLATSLSLLVLTLVLTGCSTESAEITPESVRPVKLLEITEINKDALRSFPAKVAATKQVELSFRLSGQLTDFSLVEGQRVNKGDILARLDDRDARNNLLNREADHELAVADFKRKGELLRRELISQADYDLAKAQIKSAAANLASAQDQLSYTIIKAPFNGTVAKRSIENYQIVQANQAILILQKDSFIDVVIQVPESLASQVTRFNPNAPALPSVTFSNYPQQHYPARLKEFATQVTPGTQSYEVVFTLPAPQDISILPGMSAELTIVLSGKVQTSTGATVPASAVFKRDLDGKTIIWTYNPDTGLVKSQEVSLGNVTTNGIEVLDGIKIGDKVVVAGVQYLRDDMQVKPLRWQRGV; this is encoded by the coding sequence ATGAAACACCTGGCAACCTCGCTTTCACTACTCGTATTAACTCTGGTACTTACCGGTTGCAGCACAGAATCTGCCGAGATCACTCCCGAGAGTGTTCGTCCCGTTAAGCTGCTGGAGATCACCGAAATCAACAAAGATGCCTTACGCAGCTTTCCCGCCAAGGTCGCGGCAACCAAACAGGTAGAGCTGTCATTTCGTCTCTCGGGTCAGCTAACTGACTTTTCACTGGTTGAGGGTCAGAGGGTGAACAAGGGCGATATTCTTGCCAGACTCGATGATAGAGATGCACGCAATAACTTGCTCAATAGAGAAGCGGACCACGAGTTGGCAGTCGCCGATTTTAAACGTAAAGGTGAACTGCTACGCCGTGAACTTATCTCTCAAGCCGACTATGACTTAGCCAAGGCCCAGATAAAATCGGCAGCGGCCAACCTTGCTAGCGCCCAAGATCAACTCAGCTACACCATCATTAAGGCTCCTTTTAACGGTACTGTGGCAAAGAGATCGATTGAGAACTATCAAATTGTACAAGCTAATCAAGCTATTTTGATCCTGCAAAAAGATAGTTTTATCGACGTGGTTATTCAGGTGCCTGAGTCATTGGCCAGCCAAGTGACCCGCTTTAATCCCAATGCACCAGCGCTCCCCAGCGTAACCTTTAGTAACTATCCCCAGCAACACTATCCCGCACGCTTAAAGGAGTTTGCGACTCAGGTGACGCCGGGGACTCAAAGCTATGAGGTGGTTTTCACCCTACCTGCGCCGCAAGATATCAGCATTTTACCTGGCATGAGCGCCGAACTGACCATAGTTCTATCGGGGAAAGTGCAAACCAGCACTGGCGCAACTGTGCCTGCGAGTGCGGTTTTCAAGCGAGATCTGGATGGTAAAACCATCATCTGGACCTACAATCCAGATACAGGATTAGTGAAATCTCAAGAGGTCAGTTTAGGTAACGTCACCACCAATGGCATTGAGGTGCTTGATGGCATCAAGATTGGTGACAAGGTGGTCGTGGCTGGGGTGCAATATCTGCGAGATGATATGCAAGTGAAGCCTCTGCGCTGGCAACGAGGTGTTTAA